In the Profundibacter amoris genome, GCCAAGGCCCAGAACGGCCACTTTCTTACCTGCAAATCCTTGAACGGGGATCATGTGCTGCCCTTTTATCCTTGCCTGCCCCTGTTTAGGACGCGGCGGGCATATTGGCAAACGCTCTGTGCTGCCCTATGGATTCCCTAACGCACTTTCAGAGTCGCCAGCCCGATCAGCGCCAGCACCAGCGAGATGATCCAGAACCGGATCACGATCTGCGGCTCGGCCCAGCCCTTTTTCTCGTAGTGGTGATGGATCGGCGCCATCAGGAACACCCGCTTGCCGGTGCGCTTGAAGTAAAGCACCTGAATGATCACCGACAGGGCCTCGGCCACGAACAAACCACCAACGATGGCCAGCACGATTTCGTGTTTGGTGGCAACCGCAATCGCCCCCAAAGCGCCACCAAGCGCCAGCGAGCCGGTGTCGCCCATGAACACGGCTGCGGGGGGGGCGTTATACCACAGGAACCCCAGACCACCGCCAATCAGGGCCGAGGTAAAGATAAACAACTCGCCGGTATGGGGCACATAATGCACATCCAGATATTCGGTGAAATCGACCCGCCCGACCGCATAGGCAATGATGCCCAAAGTGCCCGCTGCAATCATCACCGGCATGATAGCCAGACCGTCCAGTCCATCGGTCAGGTTGACCGCATTGGCGGACCCGACAATCACGATCATCGCAAAGGGGATGAACACATAACCCAGGTTGATCAGCGTATCCTTGAAGATTGGCATGGCCAGCCGGTAAGCCAGATCATCGGGGTGGTAATAGGCCGCCCAATAGCCCGCAATCGCGGCAATCAACAGACCCAGCGCCATACGGATTTTTCCCGATACGCCTTTGGTGTTGTTCTTGCTGACCTTGGCGTAATCATCGGCAAAGCCGATGGCCCCGAAAGACAACGTCACGAACATCACCATCCAGATATAAGGATTATCCAGCCGCGCCCACAGCAATGTTGAAAACGTCAGTGCGCCCAAAATCAGCACCCCGCCCATTGTCGGCGTGCCTGCTTTCTCCAGAATATGGCTTTGCGGTCCGTCCTCGCGGATCGGCTGGCCATTTGATTGTTTGCGGCGCAACAGGTTGATCAAGGGCTGGCCAAAGATGAAACCAAACACCAGCGCCGTGAAAAATGCCCCGCCCGAACGAACGGTTATATAGCGGAAAAGATTGAAGAAATCGCCGCCGTCAGACAGGCTGGATAACCAGTAAAGCATCTACACTGATCCTTTGTTACTATTCATTTCGCCCGATTGGCCCAAATTGCGGATCGCGGTCGCAACCGTGCTGACCAATGATCCTTTGGACCCCTTTACCAAGATCACATCGCCCGCGTCCACCAACCGGTGGGCAATTGCCGCAAGGTCAGTTGCCTTTTCGACCCACTCGCCGCGTTTGTGATCCGGCAGGGCCTGCCACAGTGCCCGCATCCGGGGCCCCGCGCAATGCACCAGCGTGACATTTTCCAGCGCCGGATGGGTGGCGAAGGCAGCGTGTTGCGCCATCTCGTCCTCACCCAGCTCCAGCATATCGCCCAACACCGCAATCCGGCGCCCCGTGTGGATACGCCCCACCCCGTCCACCGGCTGTGTGGCCACCAGCACCTTTAGCGCGGCATCCAGCGACGTGGGGTTGGCGTTGTAGGCGTCATCAATCAGGGTCACGGCCTGATCCGGCGCGTAAGCATCCAGCACCACGGTTTCAAAGGTGCCGCGACCGGCGGGGGGCTGCCACAGGGCCATGTCATTGGCCGCCAGCGCCACATCGGCCCCCAGCGCCTGCACCACGGCCAGAACGCCCAAAGCGTTCATGGCAAAATGTTCGCCCAGGCTGTTGATTTTGAAGAGAGTTTCAGAGACACCAACCTGCGCCCGCACCACGGTCATTCCGCCCGCCTGTTGCACATTCAGCAGGCGATGGGTGTTGCTTTCCCCCATGCCAAAGGTCACATATTGCGCGCCCTTGTCACGGGCATATTCGGTTAGGATGCTACTGGTGTCCAGATCACCGTTCACCACCGCCACACCGCCACTTTGCAGCCCGTCGATGATGCTGGCCTTTTCCCGCGCGATGCCCTCGATCCCGTCAAAGGCGGCCATATGCGCGGCCACCACATTGGTGATCATCGCCACATCGGGCCGCGCCAGACGCGCCAGCGGGGCGATTTCGCCGGGGTGGTTCATGCCGATCTCAATCACTGCGAAATCGGTGTCCGCGGGCATCCGCGCCAATGTCAGCGGCACGCCCCAATGGTTGTTGAACGACATTTCCGCCGCATGCACCTGCCCTTGCCGCTCCAGCACGGCGCGCAACATTTCCTTGGTCGAGGTCTTGCCGGCCGATCCGGTCACGCCGATCACCTTGGCACCCGTCCGCGCCCTCGCGGCCACCGCCAAGGACTCGAGCGCCTGCAACACATCCGGCACGATCAACAGCGGCGCATCCGCTGGCACCCCTTCGGGCACATGCGAAACCAGTGCCGCCGCCGCCCCCGTCTCCAGCGCCTGCGCGACGAAATCGTGACCGTCCCGCACATCTTTCAGCGCCACGAACAATTCGCCCGCTTTTATGCTGCGCGTATCAATCGAAACGCCCGTAGCCTGCCAATCGCAAGATGTCTTGCCGCCGGTGGCCGCAACCGCATCTTTCGAAGTCCAGAGAACTGTCATCGCCTATTCCCCCCGCGCTGCCCCGGACCCGATCCGGGGCCTCCCGCCTGAGCGGTGTTCACAAACCCCCTCATGCCAAACGCCCTTCCAATGCCGCCACCGCAATGCTGGCCTGTTCCACATCGTCAAACGGCAACACCACATCGCCGACGATCTGCCCGCTTTCATGTCCCTTGCCCGCGATCAGCAGGGCATCGCCGGCCTGCAAGGCATCCACCCCGCGCAGGATCGCTTCGGCACGGTCCGCCACTTCGGTCGCTTCAGGGCACCCCTGCAACACCATCGCCCGAATACCGGCGGGGTCTTCGCTGCGCGGGTTGTCATCGGTCACAAACACCACATCCGCGTGCTGTGCCGCTGCTTGCCCCATCAGGATACGTTTGCCCGGGTCGCGATCGCCGCCTGCGCCAAATACCACCACCAGCCGCCCCATCACATGCGGGCGCATGGCCTGCAATGCCGTTGCCAGAGCATCCGGCGTATGGGCAAAATCGACAAACACCGAGGCACCGTTGTCCCGTGTCGCGGCCAGTTGCATCCGCCCGCGCACGGTGGTCAGCTCGCGCAGGGTATCGAACACCTCGGCCGGGTCGGCGCCACAGGCTATCACCAGCCCTGCCGCCACCATCACGTTTTCCGCCTGAAAGCCGC is a window encoding:
- a CDS encoding UDP-N-acetylmuramoyl-tripeptide--D-alanyl-D-alanine ligase, with the translated sequence MTVLWTSKDAVAATGGKTSCDWQATGVSIDTRSIKAGELFVALKDVRDGHDFVAQALETGAAAALVSHVPEGVPADAPLLIVPDVLQALESLAVAARARTGAKVIGVTGSAGKTSTKEMLRAVLERQGQVHAAEMSFNNHWGVPLTLARMPADTDFAVIEIGMNHPGEIAPLARLARPDVAMITNVVAAHMAAFDGIEGIAREKASIIDGLQSGGVAVVNGDLDTSSILTEYARDKGAQYVTFGMGESNTHRLLNVQQAGGMTVVRAQVGVSETLFKINSLGEHFAMNALGVLAVVQALGADVALAANDMALWQPPAGRGTFETVVLDAYAPDQAVTLIDDAYNANPTSLDAALKVLVATQPVDGVGRIHTGRRIAVLGDMLELGEDEMAQHAAFATHPALENVTLVHCAGPRMRALWQALPDHKRGEWVEKATDLAAIAHRLVDAGDVILVKGSKGSLVSTVATAIRNLGQSGEMNSNKGSV
- the mraY gene encoding phospho-N-acetylmuramoyl-pentapeptide-transferase, with amino-acid sequence MLYWLSSLSDGGDFFNLFRYITVRSGGAFFTALVFGFIFGQPLINLLRRKQSNGQPIREDGPQSHILEKAGTPTMGGVLILGALTFSTLLWARLDNPYIWMVMFVTLSFGAIGFADDYAKVSKNNTKGVSGKIRMALGLLIAAIAGYWAAYYHPDDLAYRLAMPIFKDTLINLGYVFIPFAMIVIVGSANAVNLTDGLDGLAIMPVMIAAGTLGIIAYAVGRVDFTEYLDVHYVPHTGELFIFTSALIGGGLGFLWYNAPPAAVFMGDTGSLALGGALGAIAVATKHEIVLAIVGGLFVAEALSVIIQVLYFKRTGKRVFLMAPIHHHYEKKGWAEPQIVIRFWIISLVLALIGLATLKVR